ACTGCCTTTTGGTCTTTCGCTACATTAAGATACTAAATGGTTCTTTCAATTGTTCGGCAATCCAACACTCGCTGCCAGTAATCCTATAATAACCCATTTAATTCCATCTGCTTCGACGATTCTCACCAGATGGCGCCGTTATAATATTGTTGTATGTCTTTAGGTCAGGCACAtagataaaatcaaaacataacaatacaataaaatttattcaataacaaGATGCTTAAACAGGTACTGTCTCGCCACATGCGGCGCATGGTCCTTATACAGCAGGTACAGGTTGTACGCAGCCTCCATCCGCAGGTCAATGGCGCCGTGCACTGCGCAGCGGGCCGCCGGCGGCGCCGCCAGCGCACGCTCGTAGTACTCTATAGCCAAGTTGTTGATACTTAACATGTGGTACGCGCGCCCGATGTTGTACAGCGCCTCTTGGTCGCACTTCCTCATGTGCTGATACGTGATCAAGTACGACATCCCTTGCAGAATCAGATTGTGGTGCTTATCCATGGTTCGCTGCGCCGCCATGATGAGCATCGTGATCCCGATGAGAAACGCAGAGATCGGCTCGCGCCGCTGATCGTGGTATTCAAGGAAATACTTTAATGCTACAATATAGCGGCCTGATGTTAGAAAGTTGTTGCCTAAGAATAAGTTTTTAACGATGTTTGGGTCTCTTTGAAAGAGCCTTGCTAAAAATTTCATATGTGTGTTTTCGTCAACGGAGTTGATGACTAAATTGAGGATGTTCCAGCAGCGCACGCTCGGGCTCTTGAAGCAGAGGTCGCGGATGAAGGAGAAGGCGTTGTGGGGGTCGTGGTTAAGCAGGCACGCCTGCAAGCAGTAGAACTCGATCTGCGGCCGCGCTGCGACGCCAGCGCCTTCGACACCAGCGACCCGAACGTCAGCCGCTGCAGCACGCAGTACTGCTTGTGCTCGCGAGCAATCTCCAGCAGCTCCAAGAAAAAGTTCCATTCTTCCTGTGGCGTAAACTTAAAGGTATCATCTTCGTCAAAGTGAATATCGTCTTCATTATAAGGATTTTCTCCACGCATTGTTCTGAATTCGTGAATTAGATCGACGCCTCCTTTCATTTTGCGCGCGATTTTGAGTTCTTCCTCGTGTCCTAAACCTCACAAAGGTTTTTGATAGTAAAGCTTCCCCAACTTCTAGGTATTTAAGCATCTGGCCATACTTTTTGAGAGCGCAGCACTGCTCATAGAGCAGACTAGCGCTGACGACGTACTTGTAGTCCTGCTGCAGGATGTCGAGAGCCTCGTCGACGCGGCCCTGACCCTCCAGGATGGAGAAAATGCGGCGGCGTGCCTCGGCGTGCTGTGGCGCGTGCTGCAACACTTTGTAGTAAGAATCTATCGCCTCATTTTGTCTTCCCAAATTGTACAAACATTCAGCATGTTTGAGCCACACTGCCCCGAGATCAAAGCTGGGGTTCTGCACAAGGGGTTCCAGAAGTTTGAGAGCTAGACGGTGAAGTCCAACAGAAGACAGAGCTTCTTCTATGTCCATGTACAAATCGCCAGCTTTCTCCACATCATTGGTCAGAAAGTCTTCAAGCAACGTCTCCACAAGATTAGTGGCTCCGAGATGAATAAAGCATACAAGTAACTTGCTTTTCAAATCAATAGGCAGGCTGTTGGGTAAAGTGCAATTCAAATAGTTTGTTTGCTCCTCAAGCATGTGATAAGCATTCTCTATGGTTTGTATTTCTGCTTCTATCTCAACTCCTGCATTTGCCACAAACACTTCTATGCAAGTCTGGTATTGCTTCTGGGAAATGAGAAGCTCTAAGAAAATGTTAGTGTCCTCCATGGAGAAGAGATTAGCACACTTGTTGTATGCTGCCGTCATGACCACCAGAGCATTCTCCAACTCATTGTTGTTGTGATACAGAGTAGCCGCCATCTTGGCATATTTCATGATAGTTTCTCCTTCAGTGGGGGGCATGGATGTTGCAATTTTATGGTAGCATTTGACACGAGATAAGCTGAGAGTATGTACAGGATACTTTGCTTCTTCAAGAGTGATGAATAATTCCAGTCTTTTCATATGATTAGCCAGATTGTGAGGATCAGCTTTAATAGCTTGAGTGTAGCAGAGCATCTCCTGTTTCACATCATTCCGCTGTTTAGACAGAGCTGCAAGTCGAAGCCACTCGGTGGCGTCAGAGGGGCTCAAGTGGGCGGCCAGTAATGAGAACTGCATAGACTTGTCCGGATCATTTTCATATATCTGTGCCAGCGTCTGGTAGGGTTCAGGCGCATTAGGGACCTGCTTGATGATCTCATGGCACATTTTTTCAGCTGTCTCTTTGTCGCCACGTACGAAGCGCAGGTTGGCCTCACCCATGAGGCCTAGCAGCGCCGGGGTGAGGCGCGTGCCCTTGCGGCGGCGCACGAGCGCACGGCCCGCCACCTGCGTCGGCTGCTCCGGGCTGCGCGCGTCCGCCTCCTCCTCGTCGTCGTGCTCGTACCACTCGCTCGAGTACTCCGCGAAAGACATCTCCCCGCTAAGAAACTTATTGGTCAACTCATTCTCTAAATCCATTTTGCCAGAGGACGGTCCCGGTTTCATATGATCCATTACCAATAGTCAATAAATAACGAGTAATTATGGCTAGCTAAGTCTGTTAATTAGTTTATTCTTTAGGACAACATGAGCAACTTACTTCGACAACCCCCTCACTAGTCACTACTGCGGTTAACCAACATCCAACATGTgtgtatggttttttttttggttttaattgTTCATTAAATGTAATAATTCTCCTCTTCTTGCTATTTTTGCAAACAAGAAACAACTTGaaacaaatatacatatacaaggcCGTGAATGTCACCGGTCACCGCACGCATGATCCCAAACATTTGACGTAATAGAGCCGTATTCTTATAActcatttttaaacaaattaaacagtattatttttaattacagtaACTTATTAAATAGAATACTGTATTTTCTAAAACTGCGACATGcctgatatatttattatttaattttaattgcttaataTTATATTCTGTCAACCCAttttcgtcagtagaaaaagacgtcaaatttaaaaaatgtaggcccAATGGGTTattgtcccatagaaaatttaaatttcacgACTTTTTCtgctgacaaagttgtttgaccagctataaataaaactttttacgGACCTTAAAAGGTGTTCGGCAGTGTttggtatatataaaaaaaactcgtttcAATTACGAAAACACTAATAGCAactgtcattacatttatttaggtatGGTATTCTAATTCAAACTATTCATATTCATCGAGTGTTTCTGACAGTGATTGACTTGACactaaatttattttctactttttgtttatttacttacgAAATCGATACAATAagagtgtaataaaataatttcatttcctTAGGTAATCCTTTTGTACCTTACAAATTACTTATTATAGAAATAATTCACATGAACATCTATCTGAATTTGAAAACTCGCTAACAgctgtgtaaaacaataaataacaatgCACCATTTTTCGAGAGATTACTGACATCGTATCTGGTTTCAGTATCTAAAAGACATTAGATTTGTTTCTTGATAAACTTGATATAGGCAAAGACAAACCATATGTAATCCTTGAATGACCAAGTCGTACGGAACAACCACTTCCATAAAAAGACATTTCACCTAGAAAGTTATCGCCAGTCATTGCATGTTATATTTTCCTAGTGTGAAGTTTGTTTAAGTTAGTGAAATGGCTGTTTTGTAGGCTGATGCAGAGATAGTGGCAAGATGTGTGACCTGCAGGCCCTGCAAGTGCAGTTGGCGGACATTGAGAGTGACAGCGAGTGCAGCAGTGAGCGCAGCTCGGTGTACGAGCCCGCCCGGCCGCAGCTGCTCAGCATGCCTGTGGAGGTAACTTGCACATAATGTTTTACTACATTGATAACAAAGACTTTTCTAAACTCTATggcaaaattattaatttttctaaTAGGAATCAACTGAGATCAGAAGTTCTATTGTCACTATAGactttttgattttaataaactttaactggctatataaaaaaattttgtttGCCCACTGGCTCACTGAAAAGAATTTTGCAGAATGAGACTGACCAATCTTAGGCcactgattattttattttatttgtatgtagcTCTTGCACGTTCACAGTTGAACCCAAAACGCTCACAAGATAATTCCCGTACAAACATGTTTattagacaaataaataataatgttaatgagTATTAAATGGTTATTATTTAAAGCAGTAACGGTAACTGTGTGTTTTGTTGGTACAAAGACAATGATTTGTTTACAGATATTTTTAAAGATCTGCTCATTCCTCGATGCAGATTTCCTAAGTCACACACTGGCCAAAGTATGCAAAAGGTTTGAAACGATTCTAGAGGATAGCCACATATGGAAGTACTGGTACCACAGCAAGCTGGAAGGCAGTATGTACCCACCGCTGCCACACCTGCAGTACTGGGAGGAGCAGCCTATTGACTGGCAGAGCATGTGCGTGGAGTCGGCCAGTGAGAAGCGGCGGTGGGAGAATGTGCAAGAGACCATGAAGCATATTGTGGTGAAGGACATACACTTTGCGTCGGTGGACACTGTTTTATTAGTAAATGTGAGTACAATTAGTGATGCATTATTTTATCAAGAGATTTAACAGTAGGTAGTGTTtttaatcaattcaaaaattcaatttttaatgaCCTTTCTTgtgtttttgttaatgttttgcAAGTCATtggttattaatgttattatcatAAATGGTATGTTAAAGTTTGAGGATCTGGTAAAACaatgtaaacaaattaaaatgtttatagAAATATTTCTTTTCATTATTGAGATCGAGAGAGAGAAAGCTAATAGACTATAGGCAAATTAATCCCAAGTCGTCTCCTTCACGATTTTCGTAGacatttcttctaaatattatttGTCTCATCATTAATTGGTTGTGTAATATCATATACCAAAACCACTTGATGTTTTTGGGAAGTTCATAAAATTTcccatatattttgtaataacattaattgcagtaaagttataattttttgagTTAGAAGCATGTTTTAGCAGTACTTATGATATCCATGCACGgtaaaaaatcatgtttccagttattttgtaaacaacTACAGTTATGATTATAGTTGTTGAGAAACAATAATAGTacgtttaatattatttcaaacgACACCTCACACGAATTGATCAGTAATATAAAAGCcgagaaatattaaaaagtcgATGACAGTCGGCCGCTATTTTTGTGACGGTGCGTAGTGATCCATGCTGAACAAAATTCGGCATCACTTGTTTATATAATATCATACACcaataaaacttatatttttggaaagCTAATGAAATGTcccatatacatattttgtaataacCTTAATTGCggtaaagttataatttattaagttaGAAGCATGTTTTATCAGTAAGGTACTTATGCCATCCGTGCACGgtataaaatcatatattttcaaatattttgtaaacgacTAGAGTTATGACTACAGTTATTAAGACACAATAATAGTACGTTTAATATTCTTTCAAATGACACCTCACATGAACCGATCGGTCTCATAGGACCCAAGATGTGAATGGCGCCATCTCTCCCCCCTTTTTTTTTCGACCCGTCCCCCTCTCCATAAACTAAAACCGATGAATTCGTGGTATTCTGGATACAACGAGGAACATATCCATaccagttttaggtatttacaaGAGATGTCGACGACTTTTCTCAAAAAATGCCACTTTCCTCCAGACTATAAGTTCTTACtctatatgtattattttgtagACTTGTCTATGATGTTGGttcaatgaataatccaagtttgtgaccttgagcgccgaacgcaactaTGTCAAAAGACGAAAAAAACCGCGATAATTTCGgttatttttagatttgtgcgattataaccctaaaggactagtttttgataTTACCTTCTTGGGGCATATTTACGGTAgattaaatttgctacaataccAGTCTAGAATTGTATCGTAGATCTAATAGTTTCCGATATAAAGCCACAAAATTACAAAACACgaatttttcggtttttttctcgatttttaataaagttgcgttcggcgctcgaggtctcaaacttggattatttattgggccaacatcataaacaagtctgcaaaaaatcaaaactaacggatttgacgcaaacgctaatgtataaagttactggatTATTTCTAAAAAGGGATAATTGCCCGTACAATACACCGGCATTTTGAACCTTCCGTCATCCCATTGCTAACCGAACCGAGCGTTCGCCAAAAGCTCGAAATTCTGCTGTTGCAGGGCGAGGTGATTTGATTCGGGCCGGGGCGGTGCGTGCCCTTCTATATgataatactactacttattctGTGACTTCAGTATAAAACATTGTTCTTCTCTTTTATATGGCTAAACTGAGGTGTCATACCTTCTGTTTAGTGCAAAATATCACTTTATTTTATGGCCAAGAGTCAGTTCTGTTACAATTCAGGAAGATCTCCAGAGCTAACGTTTTCAGAACGGCGAGTTGTGCATATCCGGCGGCCGCGACCGCGGCATGGCACTGTGGTGCGTGGGCGACATCTCGCCGGGCGGGCCGGcgccgggcggcgcgggcggcgccggcggggcgcgcgccgcgctcgcctcCACGCAGCCGCGGCACATCCGCCACGGCGCGCACGAGGTGAGCACTCCTCCACGGAGCTCTTTGTATTGTAAACTTGCCTCGCCTCAGTCAAACGTACACGACGCCTCGGCCTCGGAGGAAGGCGAGTCCAAGCTCAAGCTCATTAACTAATTATTCGAATGAGACATTGAAATGTTGTAGGGCTGGGTTTGGGACCTGGCAGCGGATTGCGAGCACAACACCAAGTTCGTGTACTCCGCGTCCTGGGACAACTCCGTCAAGGTGTGGGACCTCAACCGGGACTTCACAGCCGTGCACTCCTTCAGGTGACCTGTACTTTAGTCTCGTGGTTGTTGTAAACATCGAAATCGCTTTTTAGGGCTCTTAACCAAACTGGAGTCCAATCTTCAGTAACTTGACCCCGATTTATGAAGCTGCTAATGATAAGTTTGCATGTGTAAAACGGTAGGTGTTatgttagatttaaaaaaaaccttttgaaGCCGTCTTCCAAGTTGTCTATTTCCTTACGTTTAGCCCCCAAAAAATGCTCTCCCGTTAATTTTAATTGCCTCCCGTTTAGCATCTTCAAAAATACCATAGCTACCATAGTAGACGTTAGCTGAACCACTTTCCGTTTCAATTACTTTGTAAGCactattatgtacctatgtgcaAACTTTTTCAATAGACGtctattatgattattattattatttgactaTCACTCGTAGATGCGGCATGTCAGCTCTGTGCGTGGACACCTGCGGCGACATGGTTCTAGCCGGATTGTATTCCAAACGGATCATGGCGTTCGATGTCCGGGTCGGGGCCGAAGCTGTTTGCAAATACAAGCCGCACAGGTGGGTCATCAGTTCAATGTCCGGGCCGGTACCAGGACTGAATCTGTCTGCAGGTACAAATCGCTCAGGTGGGTGAGGGTCCCACTTGATACGCGTAATTCATCAATGGGTACAATACATTATTAGGCTTCTTTCTAAACACGGTAGACATAGGAGGGACCTTAAAAATGTCCTTAATGCCTCTTTGACACCAAGCTGAGTGGAAATCTTTTTAAGGTTTAAAAGAAGGTTTGAATGGAGAATATGTTAGCCAAGTTTTTATATgcagtaataaaaaattgtcCTGAGTAGAAAATCGCATTCTATGcttaaaaaactaataacataaggttgtaatataaaaaatatataaaaaaatatatatatattataggacattattacacaaattgactaagtcccacagtaagctcaataaggcttgtgttgagggtacttagacaacgatatatataatatataaatacttaaatacatagaaaacatccatgactcaggaacaaatatccatgctcatcacgcaaatacatgcccttaccaggatttgaacccgggatcatcagcttcgtaggcagggtcactacccactaggccaaaccggtcgtcaaaaataaataatataatataataatataatataaatgtttcCGCACTCCGCCCGCAGAGGGCCCGTGCTGGGCCTGGCCACCAGCGGCCAGCAGGTGGCGTCCGTGTCCGAGGACCGCACGCTGGCCGTGTGGgacgcgcgcgcgcgccgcacgcTCGCGCAGGACCTGCGCCTGCCCACGGACAAGGCCTACCCAGTCTGCGTGTCCTGGGCGAGACCCGCGCTTTATGTCGGCGACTCTAAGGGAGGGCTACATCTGCTACACCCGGAGAAGTTCAGCTTAGTGGCTACACATGAAGTTTGGCAGGAACCGCCATCTACGCAGCCCGCCTCCAAGGTCAGCAtagatacataccttacagaccaACATACATGCgataataaaaatcttacaagctaaaaaatattttagcgaCACAATTTCCTTTTGTGTCACCTGTTCCGGTGTAGGTTTCGGCGGATTCCCACGGAACCGCCGATATACCATAACCTTCTGCCAGAAatccgcgctcgcgatggtttccagcagcggccgcgacACGCGCCCCACAAACGAGCACCGAAGTGCACGTAATAGCGCGATCGCAGGTGGAACATACGAGTATTCAGCTTGTAACGAGTCTTCTTACGAATATATTCCGCCAATTCTTCCTAAACATGTTCCGTCTGATGTAGATTACAGGATGCCTGCAGACGCCAGCCGGACTCATCTTAGTATCCGATCGCGGCGAGATCAAGTTCCTGTACAACAGCTTCCCCCCGCGAGAGTACTGCAGCACGCGCACCACCGCCCCCGACGTTACGCAGGTACCGGAGTGTCTCCCTCGGTCACGTCTGACCCGAGCTGTGTGCTATACAGGGTGCCTGCACGCTCCAGGACTGATCCTAGTGTCCGATCGCGGCGAGATCAAGTTCCTGTACAACAGCTTCCCCCCGCGAGAGTACTGCAGCACGCGCACCACCGCCCCCGACGTTACGCAGGTACCGGAGTGTCTCCCTCGGTCACGTCTGACCCGAGCTGTGTGCTATACAGGGTGCCTGCACGCTCCAGGACTGATCCTAGTGTCCGATCGCGGCGAGATCAAGTTCCTGTACAACAGCTTCCCCCCGCGAGAGTACTGCAGCACGCGCACCACCGCCCCCGACGTTACGCAGGTACCGGAGTGTCTCCCTCGGTCACGTCTGACCCGAGCTGTGTGCTATACAGGGTGCCTGCACGCTCCAGGACTGATCCTAGTGTCCGATCGCGGCGAGATCAAGTTCCTGTACAACAGCTTCCCCCCGCGAGAGTACTGCAGCACGCGCACCACCGCCCCCGACGTTACGCAGGTACCGGAGTGTCTCCCTCGGTCACGTCTGACCCGAGCTGTGTGCTATACAGGGTGCCTGCACGCTCCAGGACTGATCCTAGTGTCCGATCGCGGCGAGATCAAGTTCCTGTACAACAGCTTCCCCCCGCGAGAGTACTGCAGCACGCGCACCACCGCCCCCGACGTTACGCAGGTACCGGAGTGTCCTCCCTCGGTCACGTCTGACCCGAGCTGTGTGCTATACAGGGTGCCTGCACGCTCCAGGACTGATCCTAGTGTCCGATCGCGGCGAGATCAAGTTCCTGTACAACAGCTTCCCCCCGCGAGAGTACTGCAGCACGCGCACCACCGCCCCCGACGTTACGCAGGTACCGGAGTGTCTCCCTCGGTCACGTCTGACCCGAGCTGTGTGCTATACAGGGTGCCTGCACGCTCCAGGACTGATCCTAGTGTCCGATCGCGGCGAGATCAAGTTCCTGTACAACAGCTTCCCCCCGCGAGAGTACTGCAGCACGCGCACCACCGCCCCCGACGTTACGCAGGTACCGGAGTGTCTCCCTCGGTCACGTCTGACCCGAGCTGTGTGCTATACAGGGTGCCTGCACGCTCCAGGACTGATCCTAGTGTCCGATCGCGGCGAGATCAAGTTCCTGTACAACAGCTTCCCCCCGCGAGAGTACTGCAGCACGCGCACCACCGCCCCCGACGTTACGCAGGTACCGGAGTGTCTCCCTCGGTCACGTCTGACCCGAGCTGTGTGCTATACAGGGTGCCTGCACGCTCCAGGACTGATCCTAGTGTCCGATCGCGGCGAGATCAAGTTCCTGTACAACAGCTTCCCCCCGCGAGAGTACTGCAGCACGCGCACCACCGCCCCCGACGTTACGCAGGTACCGGAGTGTCTCCCTCGGTCACGTCTGACCCGAGCTGTGTGCTATACAGGGTGCCTGCACGCTCCAGGACTGATCCTAGTGTCCGATCGCGGCGAGATCAAGTTCCTGTACAACAGCTTCCCCCCGCGAGAGTACTGCAGCACGCGCACCACCGCCCCCGACGTTACGCAGGTACCGGAGTGTCTCCCTCGGTCACGTCTGACCCGAGCTGTGTGCTATACAGGGTGCCTGCACGCTCCAGGACTGATCCTAGTGTCCGATCGCGGCGAGATCAAGTTCCTGTACAACAGCTTCCCCCCGCGAGAGTACTGCAGCACGCGCACCACCGCCCCCGACGTTACGCAGGTACCGGAGTGTCTCCCTCGGTCACGTCTGACCCGAGCTGTGTGCTATACAGGGTGCCTGCACGCTCCAGGACTGATCCTAGTGTCCGATCGCGGCGAGATCAAGTTCCTGTACAACAGCTTCCCCCCGCGAGAGTACTGCAGCACGCGCACCACCGCCCCCGACGTTACGCAGGTACCGGAGTGTCTCCCTCGGTCACGTCTGACCCGAGCTGTGTGCTATACAGGGTGCCTGCACGCTCCAGGACTGATCCTAGTGTCCGATCGCGGCGAGATCAAGTTCCTGTACAACAGCTTCCCCCCGCGAGAGTACTGCAGCACGCGCACCACCGCCCCCGACGTTACGCAGGTACCGGAGTGTCTCCCTCGGTCACGT
The DNA window shown above is from Cydia pomonella isolate Wapato2018A unplaced genomic scaffold, ilCydPomo1 PGA_scaffold_66, whole genome shotgun sequence and carries:
- the LOC133534186 gene encoding general transcription factor 3C polypeptide 3-like, with amino-acid sequence MELFLGAAGDCSRAQAVLRAAAADVRVAGVEGAGVAARPQIEFYCLQACLLNHDPHNAFSFIRDLCFKSPSVRCWNILNLVINSVDENTHMKFLARLFQRDPNIVKNLFLGNNFLTSGRYIVALKYFLEYHDQRREPISAFLIGITMLIMAAQRTMDKHHNLILQGMSYLITYQHMRKCDQEALYNIGRAYHMLSINNLAIEYYERALAAPPAARCAVHGAIDLRMEAAYNLYLLYKDHAPHVARQYLFKHLVIE
- the LOC133534187 gene encoding F-box/WD repeat-containing protein 9-like, translating into MCDLQALQVQLADIESDSECSSERSSVYEPARPQLLSMPVEIFLKICSFLDADFLSHTLAKVCKRFETILEDSHIWKYWYHSKLEGSMYPPLPHLQYWEEQPIDWQSMCVESASEKRRWENVQETMKHIVVKDIHFASVDTVLLVNNGELCISGGRDRGMALWCVGDISPGGPAPGGAGGAGGARAALASTQPRHIRHGAHEGWVWDLAADCEHNTKFVYSASWDNSVKVWDLNRDFTAVHSFRCGMSALCVDTCGDMVLAGLYSKRIMAFDVRVGAEAVCKYKPHRGPVLGLATSGQQVASVSEDRTLAVWDARARRTLAQDLRLPTDKAYPVCVSWARPALYVGDSKGGLHLLHPEKFSLVATHEVWQEPPSTQPASKITGCLQTPAGLILVSDRGEIKFLYNSFPPREYCSTRTTAPDVTQVRYLNGILVVGSCDSALEFWIPADRYDSAIPTQDSFSDSAILTQDSSSDSAIPTESSSTDSTESPE